A window of Microbacterium luteolum contains these coding sequences:
- a CDS encoding amidase, with translation MIDVTEATIADLRHALDTGAATAVQLVDAYLARIAAYDGPDTATALNAVVVANPAAREEAATSDARRARGEARGPLDGIPYTAKDSYLVEGLTAAAGSPAFADLVAQRDAFTIERLRAAGAICLGLTNMPPMANGGMQRGVYGRAESPYNAEFLTAPFASGSSNGSGTATAASFAAFGLGEETWSSGRGPATNNALCAYTPSRGVISTRGNWPLVPTMDVVVPHTRTMADLLEVLDVIVTDDAETRGDFWRAQPWVELPAASAVRPRSYRALRDEASLDGVRIGIPKMYIGADRDAGTADAPGIGGPTGQRIETRPSVLAQWEAARRDLEAAGATVVEVDFPVVSNYEGDRPGAPTIATRGLVAPEYLHREIVDLSAWSWEDFLQANGDPAMSSLADVDGAAISPPPAGALPDRYTGFDDDIAEYPGWVRSHPGVGFEDMPELADGLRGLEETRRLDLEAWMDELGLDAVVFPAVADVGPADMDVNVASADLGWRNGTWIANGNLAVRHLGIPTVTVPMGLMADIGMPIGLTFAGRAYDDTALLRLAAAFEATGEPGTRRTPPPRTPRLSADFPGGHLR, from the coding sequence ATGATCGACGTCACCGAAGCCACGATCGCCGACCTCCGCCACGCGCTCGACACGGGCGCCGCCACCGCGGTCCAACTCGTCGACGCCTATCTCGCGCGCATCGCGGCGTACGACGGACCCGACACCGCGACCGCCCTCAACGCGGTCGTGGTCGCGAATCCCGCCGCCCGCGAGGAGGCCGCGACATCCGACGCTCGTCGGGCGCGTGGCGAGGCACGCGGCCCGCTCGACGGCATCCCGTACACGGCGAAGGACAGCTACCTCGTCGAGGGGCTCACCGCGGCCGCCGGCAGCCCGGCGTTCGCCGACCTCGTCGCCCAGCGCGATGCCTTCACGATCGAGCGCCTGCGGGCGGCCGGAGCGATCTGCCTCGGGCTGACGAACATGCCGCCGATGGCGAACGGCGGCATGCAGCGCGGGGTCTACGGCCGAGCCGAGAGCCCCTACAACGCTGAGTTCCTCACCGCGCCGTTCGCCTCGGGCTCGTCGAACGGATCGGGCACGGCGACAGCCGCGAGCTTCGCCGCCTTCGGGCTGGGCGAGGAGACCTGGTCGAGCGGCCGCGGTCCGGCGACCAACAACGCGCTCTGCGCGTACACGCCGTCGCGGGGCGTGATCTCGACGCGCGGCAACTGGCCGCTGGTCCCGACGATGGATGTCGTGGTGCCGCACACCCGCACCATGGCCGACCTGCTCGAGGTGCTCGACGTGATCGTCACCGACGACGCCGAGACCCGGGGAGACTTCTGGCGTGCGCAGCCGTGGGTCGAGCTTCCCGCCGCATCCGCCGTTCGTCCGCGGTCGTATCGGGCGCTGCGCGACGAGGCTTCGCTCGACGGCGTCCGCATCGGCATCCCGAAGATGTACATCGGCGCCGACCGGGATGCCGGCACGGCCGACGCCCCGGGGATCGGCGGTCCGACCGGGCAGCGCATCGAGACGCGGCCGTCCGTGCTCGCGCAGTGGGAGGCCGCGCGCCGCGACCTCGAGGCCGCGGGCGCGACCGTGGTCGAGGTCGACTTCCCCGTCGTGTCGAACTACGAGGGCGACCGCCCTGGCGCGCCGACCATCGCGACGCGCGGCCTCGTCGCGCCCGAGTATCTGCATCGCGAGATCGTCGACCTCTCGGCCTGGAGCTGGGAGGACTTCCTGCAGGCGAACGGCGACCCAGCGATGTCCTCGCTCGCCGACGTCGACGGGGCCGCCATCTCGCCCCCTCCCGCGGGCGCCCTGCCCGACCGGTACACCGGCTTCGACGACGACATCGCGGAGTACCCGGGCTGGGTGCGTTCTCACCCCGGCGTCGGGTTCGAGGACATGCCGGAGCTCGCCGACGGACTGCGCGGTCTCGAGGAGACGCGCCGCCTCGACCTCGAGGCTTGGATGGACGAGCTCGGCCTGGACGCAGTGGTGTTCCCCGCGGTCGCCGACGTGGGCCCCGCCGACATGGACGTGAACGTGGCATCCGCCGATCTCGGTTGGCGCAACGGCACCTGGATCGCGAACGGCAACCTCGCCGTGCGCCACCTCGGCATCCCGACGGTGACCGTGCCGATGGGGCTGATGGCCGACATCGGCATGCCGATCGGGCTGACCTTCGCCGGTCGCGCCTACGACGACACCGCACTGCTGCGGCTCGCGGCGGCGTTCGAGGCCACGGGCGAGCCCGGCACCCGCCGCACTCCGCCGCCGCGGACACCGAGGCTCTCGGCGGATTTCCCGGGAGGACACTTACGCTGA
- a CDS encoding agmatine deiminase family protein encodes MSWRMPAETARHDRTWMAFPAEGQTLGETAAEREEGYATWTAVAHAVAEFEPVSMLVDPRELPRARRMLSGSIEIVEAPVDEFWMRDSGPTFVVDDERPGVLGAVDWIFNGWGAPDWAEWRLAGEHGSIVAGAVGAELVSSVLVNEGGGIHVDGEGTVLLTETVQLDPRRNPFADRARVEAEMLRTIGASKAVWLPRGLTRDYDDFGTNGHVDIVATIVSPGRLLLHDQQDPEHPDHAVTRDLRALLSAQTDAAGRRFEIIDLPAPATLRDEEGFVDWSYVNHLVTNDGVVACGFGEEKADAAARAILEDVYPGRRVVTVDARPLFARGGGIHCITQQQPSL; translated from the coding sequence ATGAGCTGGCGCATGCCTGCCGAGACCGCACGCCACGACCGCACCTGGATGGCGTTCCCCGCCGAGGGCCAGACCCTGGGCGAGACCGCCGCCGAGCGCGAGGAGGGCTACGCGACCTGGACGGCCGTCGCCCACGCCGTCGCCGAGTTCGAGCCGGTCTCGATGCTCGTCGATCCGCGCGAGCTCCCCCGTGCGCGGCGCATGCTCAGCGGGAGCATCGAGATCGTCGAGGCACCGGTCGACGAGTTCTGGATGCGCGACTCCGGCCCCACCTTCGTCGTCGACGACGAGCGCCCCGGCGTGCTCGGCGCAGTCGACTGGATCTTCAACGGCTGGGGAGCACCGGACTGGGCCGAGTGGCGCCTGGCCGGCGAGCACGGCAGCATCGTCGCCGGAGCTGTCGGGGCGGAGCTCGTCAGCTCGGTGCTCGTGAACGAGGGCGGCGGCATCCACGTCGACGGCGAGGGAACGGTGCTGCTCACCGAGACCGTGCAGCTCGACCCGCGACGCAACCCCTTCGCCGACCGGGCGCGCGTCGAGGCCGAGATGCTCCGCACGATCGGTGCGTCGAAGGCCGTCTGGCTGCCCCGCGGCCTCACCCGCGACTACGACGACTTCGGCACGAACGGCCACGTCGACATCGTCGCGACGATCGTCTCCCCCGGTCGCCTGCTGTTGCACGACCAGCAGGACCCGGAGCACCCCGACCACGCCGTCACCCGCGACCTGCGCGCGCTGCTTTCCGCGCAGACGGATGCCGCGGGCCGCCGCTTCGAGATCATCGACCTTCCCGCACCCGCCACGCTGCGCGACGAGGAGGGCTTCGTCGACTGGAGCTACGTCAACCACCTCGTCACCAATGACGGCGTGGTGGCCTGCGGCTTCGGCGAGGAGAAGGCGGATGCCGCGGCGCGGGCGATCCTGGAGGACGTCTATCCCGGTCGCCGCGTCGTCACGGTCGACGCGCGCCCGCTGTTCGCCCGCGGCGGCGGCATCCACTGCATCACCCAGCAGCAGCCCTCCCTCTGA
- a CDS encoding tryptophan 2,3-dioxygenase yields MSTENERTLESGIVTDLSGKMTYGSYLALDQLLTAQHPVSVPEHHDEMLFIIQHQTTELWLKQLLHELSSARELLASDNLREALKRVARVKKIQEVMTQQWAILATLTPTEYAQFRGSLGNSSGFQSVQYRAVEFALGNKNEKMLQVFADHPANLALLTAEWEKPTLYDEFLRYASRRGLPVPASILERDVREPYRETPELVPAIREIYQNHQQNWDLYEACEDLVDLEDNFQFWRFRHLKTVARTIGMKVGTGGSSGVGFLQRALDLTFFPELYTVRTEIGG; encoded by the coding sequence ATGAGCACCGAGAACGAGCGCACGCTGGAGTCCGGCATCGTCACGGACCTGTCCGGAAAGATGACCTACGGGTCGTACCTCGCGCTCGACCAGCTGCTCACGGCGCAGCATCCGGTCAGCGTGCCGGAGCACCACGACGAGATGCTGTTCATCATCCAGCACCAGACCACGGAGCTCTGGCTCAAGCAGCTGCTGCATGAGCTCTCGTCGGCCCGCGAGCTGCTCGCGAGCGACAACCTCCGCGAGGCGCTGAAGCGGGTCGCGCGCGTCAAGAAGATCCAGGAGGTGATGACGCAGCAGTGGGCGATCCTCGCGACGCTCACCCCCACCGAATACGCGCAGTTCCGCGGATCGCTGGGCAACTCGTCCGGCTTCCAGTCGGTGCAGTACCGCGCGGTGGAGTTCGCCCTCGGCAACAAGAACGAGAAGATGCTGCAGGTCTTCGCCGATCATCCCGCGAATCTCGCACTGCTCACGGCCGAGTGGGAGAAGCCGACCCTGTACGACGAGTTCCTCCGCTACGCCTCGCGGCGCGGGCTGCCCGTGCCCGCCTCGATCCTGGAGCGCGACGTGCGCGAGCCGTACCGCGAGACCCCCGAGCTCGTGCCGGCCATCCGCGAGATCTACCAGAACCACCAGCAGAACTGGGACCTGTACGAGGCGTGCGAAGACCTCGTCGACCTCGAGGACAACTTCCAGTTCTGGCGCTTCCGGCATCTGAAGACCGTCGCCCGCACGATCGGCATGAAGGTCGGCACCGGCGGATCCAGCGGCGTCGGCTTCCTGCAGCGGGCGCTCGATCTGACCTTCTTCCCCGAGCTCTACACCGTCCGCACCGAGATCGGCGGCTGA